A genomic window from Microbacterium sp. H1-D42 includes:
- a CDS encoding ATP-dependent Clp protease ATP-binding subunit has translation MFERFTDRARRVVVLAQEEAKMLNHNYIGTEHILLGLIHEGEGVAAKALESLGISLDAVREQVQDIIGQGQQQPSGHIPFTPRAKKVLELSLREALQLGHNYIGTEHILLGLIREGEGVAAQVLVKLGADLNKVRQQVIQLLSGAPGRETASVGAQANDGPATAQGGSQVLDQFGRNLTQAARDGKLDPVIGREKEAERVMQILSRRSKNNPVLIGEPGVGKTAVVEGLAQAIVKGNVPETLKDKQLYSLDLGSLIAGSRYRGDFEERLKKVTKEIRTRGDIIVFIDEIHTLVGAGAAEGAIDAASILKPLLARGELQTIGATTLDEYRKYFEKDAALERRFQPVQVNEPTLPHTINILKGLRDRYEAHHKVQITDGAIVAAANLADRYVSDRFLPDKAIDLIDEAGARLRLSILSSPPELREFDERIAKVRQEKEAASEEQDFEKAASLRDQEKELLGERLRLEKQWRSGDVATQAVVDEGLIAEVLAQATGIPVFKLTEEESSRLVFMEKALHQRVIGQEEAIAALSRTIRRQRAGLKDPKRPSGSFIFAGPTGVGKTELAKALAEFLFDDEAALISLDMSEFGEKHTVSRLFGAPPGFVGFEEGGQLTEKVRRKPFSVVLFDEIEKAHPDIFNSLLQILEEGRLTDGQGRVVDFKNTVIIMTTNLGSSAIAGGPVGFQLEGDSTTTYERMKGKVDEELKRHFKPEFLNRLDDIIVFPQLDKSELRQIVGLFTKQLGDRLLDRDMTVELSDAAKDKLIDIGFDPALGARPLRRAMQREIEDQLSERILHGQLNSGDHVKVDVVDGKFDFVHAPRGEKVSVGVDTSAGISATPDLAATGTD, from the coding sequence CTCTGGTCACATCCCGTTCACCCCTCGCGCCAAGAAGGTGCTCGAGCTGAGCCTGCGCGAGGCGCTGCAGCTCGGCCACAACTACATCGGCACCGAGCACATCCTGCTCGGCCTGATCCGCGAAGGCGAGGGCGTCGCCGCTCAGGTGCTCGTGAAGCTCGGCGCTGACCTGAACAAGGTGCGCCAGCAGGTCATCCAGCTGCTCTCCGGCGCCCCCGGTCGCGAGACGGCCTCGGTCGGCGCGCAGGCGAACGATGGCCCGGCAACCGCTCAGGGTGGCTCGCAGGTGCTCGACCAGTTCGGTCGCAACCTCACGCAGGCCGCCCGTGACGGCAAGCTCGACCCCGTCATCGGGCGCGAGAAGGAGGCGGAGCGGGTCATGCAGATCCTCTCTCGCCGCTCCAAGAACAACCCCGTCCTGATCGGCGAGCCCGGCGTCGGCAAGACCGCCGTCGTCGAGGGCCTCGCGCAGGCGATCGTCAAGGGCAACGTCCCCGAGACGCTCAAGGACAAGCAGCTCTACTCGCTCGACCTCGGCTCGCTCATCGCCGGCTCCCGCTACCGCGGTGACTTCGAAGAGCGTCTGAAGAAGGTCACGAAGGAGATCCGCACGCGCGGCGACATCATCGTCTTCATCGACGAGATTCACACCCTCGTGGGTGCGGGTGCTGCCGAGGGCGCGATCGACGCCGCGAGCATCCTCAAGCCGCTGCTCGCGCGCGGCGAGCTGCAGACGATCGGCGCGACCACGCTCGACGAGTACCGCAAGTACTTCGAGAAGGATGCCGCGCTCGAGCGCCGCTTCCAGCCGGTGCAGGTGAACGAGCCGACGCTGCCGCACACGATCAACATCCTCAAGGGTCTGCGCGACCGCTACGAGGCGCACCACAAGGTGCAGATCACCGACGGCGCCATCGTCGCTGCGGCGAACCTCGCCGACCGCTACGTCTCGGACCGGTTCCTGCCTGACAAAGCGATCGACCTGATCGATGAGGCCGGCGCGCGCCTGCGCCTCAGCATCCTCTCCTCCCCGCCCGAGCTGCGCGAGTTCGACGAGCGCATCGCGAAGGTGCGGCAGGAGAAGGAAGCCGCTTCCGAGGAGCAGGACTTCGAGAAGGCCGCGTCGCTGCGCGACCAGGAGAAGGAGCTGCTCGGTGAGCGGCTGCGCCTCGAGAAGCAGTGGCGCTCGGGCGACGTGGCAACGCAGGCCGTCGTCGACGAGGGTCTGATCGCCGAGGTTCTGGCTCAGGCCACTGGCATCCCGGTCTTCAAGCTCACCGAAGAGGAGTCCTCGCGACTGGTCTTCATGGAGAAGGCGCTGCACCAGCGTGTCATCGGTCAGGAAGAGGCGATCGCCGCGCTCTCGCGCACGATCCGCCGTCAGCGTGCGGGTCTGAAGGACCCGAAGCGCCCATCCGGTTCGTTCATCTTCGCTGGCCCCACCGGTGTCGGAAAGACCGAGCTCGCCAAGGCTCTCGCCGAGTTCCTGTTCGACGACGAGGCGGCCCTCATCTCGCTCGACATGTCGGAGTTCGGCGAGAAGCACACCGTCTCGCGGTTGTTCGGAGCCCCTCCCGGGTTCGTCGGCTTCGAAGAGGGTGGTCAGCTCACCGAGAAGGTGCGCCGCAAGCCGTTCTCGGTGGTGCTGTTCGATGAGATCGAGAAGGCCCACCCCGACATCTTCAACTCGCTGCTGCAGATCCTCGAAGAGGGTCGTCTGACCGATGGTCAGGGCCGCGTGGTCGACTTCAAGAACACCGTGATCATCATGACGACGAACCTCGGCTCGTCGGCGATCGCCGGAGGCCCCGTGGGCTTCCAGCTCGAGGGCGACTCGACGACGACCTACGAGCGGATGAAGGGCAAGGTCGACGAAGAGCTCAAGCGCCACTTCAAGCCCGAGTTCCTCAACCGCCTCGACGACATCATTGTCTTCCCGCAGCTCGACAAGAGCGAGCTGCGCCAGATCGTCGGCCTGTTCACCAAGCAGCTCGGCGACCGCCTGCTCGACCGTGACATGACGGTGGAGCTGTCGGATGCGGCCAAGGACAAGCTCATCGACATCGGCTTCGACCCCGCGCTCGGCGCACGGCCGCTGCGCCGCGCCATGCAGCGCGAGATCGAGGACCAGCTCTCGGAGCGCATCCTGCACGGTCAGCTCAACAGCGGTGACCACGTGAAGGTCGACGTCGTCGATGGCAAGTTCGACTTCGTGCACGCGCCGCGCGGCGAGAAGGTCTCGGTCGGTGTTGACACCAGCGCCGGTATCTCGGCCACGCCCGACCTCGCTGCCACCGGCACCGACTGA
- a CDS encoding amino-acid N-acetyltransferase — protein MSEYTVRAARSTDITGIHSLLEPMVDRRILLGKDLAVLYGAVQEFVVAEADGVLIGCGALHVMWEDLGEVRTLLVRADYLRHGVGRAIVDALEERARELGLTRLFCLTFETEFFTRRGYVPIGEQVVDADVYSQLLRSGDAGVEEFLDLAHVKPNTLGNTRMIKHLN, from the coding sequence GTGAGCGAGTACACCGTCCGCGCAGCGCGCAGCACCGACATCACCGGCATCCACTCCCTGCTGGAGCCGATGGTCGACCGGCGCATCCTGCTCGGCAAGGATCTCGCGGTGCTCTACGGCGCGGTGCAGGAGTTCGTCGTGGCGGAGGCGGACGGTGTGCTGATCGGATGCGGTGCCCTGCACGTCATGTGGGAGGACCTCGGTGAGGTGCGCACCCTGCTCGTGCGCGCCGACTACCTGCGGCACGGCGTCGGCCGTGCGATCGTCGACGCCCTCGAGGAGCGCGCTCGCGAGCTGGGCCTCACGCGTCTGTTCTGCCTCACGTTCGAGACGGAGTTCTTCACCCGCCGCGGATACGTGCCCATCGGAGAGCAGGTGGTCGATGCCGACGTCTACTCCCAGCTGCTGCGCAGCGGCGATGCCGGTGTCGAGGAGTTCCTCGATCTCGCGCACGTCAAGCCCAACACGCTCGGCAACACCAGGATGATCAAGCACCTGAATTAG
- a CDS encoding dehydrogenase gives MAKKRAAAKKRPAPEEFRSEALAQALENQDMAAVALALRNGNTVVPLIKPGARDNPLDGGEVWTYRDPNSGDVALLLFSDATHKPANLPPGVGIYSPAWLKSFLTTHRDTITTVFLDIAGPHPMQAPPAELLKALEA, from the coding sequence ATGGCGAAGAAGAGGGCAGCGGCGAAGAAGCGCCCGGCACCGGAAGAGTTCCGTTCCGAGGCGCTGGCTCAGGCGCTCGAGAATCAGGACATGGCGGCCGTCGCCCTCGCGCTGCGCAACGGCAACACGGTCGTGCCGCTCATCAAACCCGGCGCGCGCGACAACCCTCTGGATGGGGGAGAGGTCTGGACTTACCGCGACCCGAACAGTGGCGATGTGGCCCTACTGCTGTTCAGCGATGCGACACACAAGCCGGCGAACCTGCCGCCCGGCGTCGGAATCTACTCACCGGCGTGGTTGAAGTCGTTCCTCACGACGCACCGCGACACCATCACGACCGTGTTCCTCGACATCGCCGGCCCGCACCCGATGCAGGCCCCGCCCGCTGAGCTCTTGAAGGCGCTCGAGGCCTGA
- the radA gene encoding DNA repair protein RadA, with the protein MATRRPAPPAFVCTECGWTTAKWVGRCGECQQWGTVAEQGAKTGFARQTDAVAPAAHRAARPITQITTADAPRRTSGIGEFDRVLGGGIVPGAAILLSGEPGVGKSTLLLEVAAATARAGRRVLYASAEESPAQVRLRAERTGALHDDLYLASETDLATILGHIDEVKPELVIVDSVQTVASGLIDGAAGQPSQVREVAATLIRVAKDRGLPVIIVGHVTKDGQVAGPRVLEHLVDVVCHFEGDRQTALRFIRALKNRFGPTDEVGCFEMTGVGIAEVPDPSGLFLSRGAAEPGTCVAIAMEGRRALPVEVQALTITSNAPNPRRVVHGLDSSRVAMVLAILERRAGIETSKLDVYVSTVGGVRFTEPAADLAIAVAVAGSIRHTSVPQTLAVVGELSLAGEIRPVTQAAQRRSEAARLGYQHVIDDRSAKLSTALTDIRSRSKGAPTSTRDDEVPPF; encoded by the coding sequence ATGGCCACCCGTCGACCCGCACCGCCCGCCTTCGTCTGCACCGAGTGCGGCTGGACGACGGCGAAGTGGGTGGGCCGCTGCGGCGAGTGCCAACAGTGGGGCACAGTGGCCGAGCAGGGTGCGAAGACGGGCTTCGCCCGGCAGACGGATGCTGTCGCACCGGCCGCCCACCGCGCAGCGCGTCCCATCACCCAGATCACCACGGCTGACGCCCCGCGTCGCACCAGCGGCATCGGCGAGTTCGACCGGGTGCTCGGCGGCGGCATCGTGCCGGGGGCGGCGATCCTGCTCAGCGGCGAGCCAGGGGTCGGCAAGTCCACCCTGCTGCTCGAGGTCGCAGCAGCGACCGCCAGAGCCGGCCGCCGCGTGCTGTACGCCAGCGCCGAGGAGTCACCGGCACAGGTGCGACTGCGGGCCGAGCGCACCGGTGCGCTGCATGACGACCTGTACCTCGCGAGCGAGACCGATCTCGCGACCATCCTCGGGCACATCGATGAGGTGAAGCCCGAGCTGGTCATCGTCGATTCGGTGCAGACCGTCGCCTCTGGGCTGATCGACGGCGCCGCAGGTCAGCCGAGCCAGGTGCGCGAGGTCGCGGCGACCCTGATCCGCGTGGCGAAGGACCGCGGGCTGCCCGTGATCATCGTGGGGCACGTGACGAAGGACGGACAGGTCGCCGGTCCGCGCGTGCTCGAGCACCTCGTGGACGTCGTGTGCCATTTCGAGGGCGACCGTCAGACGGCACTGCGGTTCATCCGGGCACTCAAGAATCGCTTCGGCCCGACCGATGAGGTCGGATGTTTCGAGATGACCGGAGTCGGCATCGCCGAGGTTCCCGACCCCAGTGGACTCTTCCTCTCGCGGGGCGCTGCCGAGCCAGGCACCTGCGTGGCCATCGCCATGGAGGGGCGCCGCGCACTGCCCGTCGAGGTGCAGGCGCTGACCATCACCTCGAACGCGCCGAACCCCCGCCGCGTCGTGCACGGGCTGGACTCATCGCGCGTGGCGATGGTGCTGGCGATCCTCGAGCGACGCGCCGGCATCGAGACCTCGAAGCTCGACGTCTACGTGTCGACGGTCGGCGGAGTGCGCTTCACCGAGCCTGCGGCTGATCTGGCGATCGCGGTGGCGGTGGCGGGCTCCATCCGGCACACGTCCGTGCCGCAGACGCTGGCCGTAGTCGGCGAACTGTCGCTGGCTGGTGAGATCCGGCCGGTGACGCAGGCCGCGCAGCGCCGCAGCGAAGCCGCGCGATTGGGCTATCAGCATGTGATCGACGACCGCTCCGCGAAGCTGAGCACGGCCCTGACCGACATCAGGTCGCGATCGAAGGGCGCGCCCACGAGCACCCGCGACGACGAAGTGCCGCCGTTCTAG
- a CDS encoding cytochrome P450, with product MSDTVRLTRHADVVSAAKDAQSFSSRTSRHLHVPNGMDGDEHRAFRALVDRQMTPTIVDDLQPLFDEVARAIVAALPLDVSFDAVGDLGEAYAVRAQCRWLGWPVEVEDELREWMARNYAAARQPDATVNARIAADFDALVKRQVTAHRVARGRGLPITPDATHRLLDERVHDRALTDDEIVSILRNWTAGDLGSLARCVGVVVHRLAERPRWQQRMRELARGIRSGGSDAVAGRRELDAILGECLRIDDPFVANKRVTTCPVTTQSGVEIPQGAPVLLDWTAANVDPDVFSDRFDPQAHAAANLVFGIGPHVCPGRDLSYAELRAVVIALLEGSEMIEPARDQHPTRFEAPLGGWATVPVVLR from the coding sequence ATGTCCGACACGGTCAGGCTGACCAGACATGCCGATGTGGTGTCCGCTGCGAAGGATGCGCAGTCCTTCTCGAGCCGCACCTCACGCCACCTGCATGTTCCCAACGGCATGGACGGCGACGAGCACCGCGCGTTTCGCGCCCTCGTCGACCGCCAGATGACGCCGACGATCGTCGACGACCTGCAGCCGCTGTTCGACGAGGTCGCCCGCGCCATCGTCGCCGCGCTGCCGCTTGACGTCTCCTTCGACGCCGTCGGCGACCTCGGCGAGGCGTATGCCGTGCGCGCGCAGTGCCGATGGCTGGGGTGGCCGGTCGAGGTCGAGGACGAGCTGCGCGAGTGGATGGCGCGCAACTACGCCGCCGCGCGCCAGCCGGATGCCACGGTGAACGCCCGGATCGCGGCCGACTTCGACGCGCTGGTGAAGCGGCAGGTCACCGCGCACCGCGTCGCCCGCGGGCGGGGACTCCCGATCACACCGGATGCCACCCATCGCCTGCTCGACGAGCGCGTGCACGACCGCGCACTGACCGATGACGAGATCGTCTCGATCCTGCGCAACTGGACCGCAGGCGACCTCGGATCGCTCGCCCGCTGCGTGGGCGTCGTCGTGCACCGGCTGGCGGAGCGGCCCCGCTGGCAGCAGCGCATGCGTGAGCTGGCACGCGGCATCCGGAGCGGGGGTTCGGATGCTGTCGCCGGGCGCCGCGAACTCGACGCGATCCTCGGGGAGTGCCTGCGGATCGACGATCCGTTCGTGGCCAACAAGCGCGTCACGACCTGCCCGGTGACCACGCAGTCCGGCGTCGAGATCCCCCAGGGCGCGCCCGTGCTGCTGGACTGGACTGCGGCGAACGTCGACCCTGACGTGTTCTCCGATCGCTTCGACCCGCAGGCCCACGCGGCGGCGAATCTCGTCTTCGGCATCGGCCCGCACGTGTGCCCTGGCCGCGACCTGTCGTACGCCGAACTGCGTGCCGTGGTCATCGCCCTGCTCGAGGGGTCCGAGATGATCGAGCCCGCCCGCGATCAGCATCCGACACGCTTCGAAGCGCCCCTCGGAGGCTGGGCGACCGTCCCGGTGGTGCTGCGGTAG
- the moaA gene encoding GTP 3',8-cyclase MoaA, whose product MPNAGPLRDTHGRAHRDLRISLTDRCSLRCTYCMPEQGVEWLAKTSILSTDEIVRVAQIAADAGITTFRLTGGEPLLRRDIVDVVRRISRIESAGAPVQVAMTTNGIVLADKLDELIDAGLTRLNISIDTLRRDRFAALTRRDRLDDVLRGIAAAAASDLRPLKLNTVAMRGVNDDEMVDLVQFSVDHGAELRFIEQMPLDSGHTWDRSAMVTRDEILAALSQRWDLEPVPGRGGAPAERWRLDGGPSTVGVIASVTAPFCGACDRLRLTADGQLRNCLFSTHEFDLLPSLRDGSPDAVLEDVLRRCIWAKLPGHAINDPSFLQPDRGMNAIGG is encoded by the coding sequence ATGCCGAATGCCGGCCCGCTGCGTGACACCCACGGACGCGCGCATCGCGATCTGCGCATCTCGCTGACCGACCGGTGCTCTCTGCGCTGCACGTACTGCATGCCTGAGCAGGGCGTGGAGTGGCTGGCGAAGACATCGATCCTGTCGACCGACGAGATCGTGCGAGTGGCGCAGATCGCGGCGGATGCCGGGATCACCACGTTCCGGCTGACCGGTGGTGAGCCGCTGCTGCGCCGCGACATCGTCGACGTCGTGCGTCGGATCTCGCGGATCGAGTCGGCGGGCGCTCCGGTGCAGGTGGCGATGACCACGAACGGCATCGTGCTGGCCGACAAGCTCGACGAGCTGATCGACGCCGGGCTCACGCGTCTGAACATCTCGATCGACACGCTGCGCCGCGATCGGTTCGCCGCCCTGACGCGCCGCGACCGACTGGACGATGTGCTGCGCGGGATCGCCGCGGCGGCAGCATCCGACCTCCGCCCACTCAAGCTCAACACCGTCGCGATGCGCGGCGTGAACGACGACGAGATGGTCGATCTGGTGCAGTTCTCCGTCGACCACGGCGCCGAGCTGCGCTTCATCGAGCAGATGCCGCTGGATTCGGGGCACACCTGGGATCGCTCGGCGATGGTGACGCGCGACGAGATCCTCGCCGCGCTGTCGCAGCGCTGGGACCTCGAGCCCGTGCCCGGACGCGGCGGCGCGCCGGCCGAGCGCTGGCGGCTGGACGGCGGCCCCTCGACGGTGGGCGTGATCGCTTCGGTGACCGCGCCGTTCTGCGGAGCGTGCGACCGGCTGCGGCTGACCGCCGACGGCCAGCTGCGCAACTGCCTGTTCTCCACCCACGAGTTCGACCTGCTGCCGTCATTGCGCGACGGGTCGCCTGACGCCGTGCTCGAAGACGTGCTGCGGCGCTGCATCTGGGCGAAGCTGCCGGGGCACGCGATCAACGACCCGTCGTTCCTGCAGCCCGACCGCGGCATGAACGCCATCGGCGGCTAG
- a CDS encoding MFS transporter has translation MTESSKTAAPSSTDLKGGFAQVLLATLASTIGFWAWMAISPLQQTYAENMGLDEGQISLMLATPVLVGALGRIVIGAMTDRFGGRKMFTAVLLLSAPAVLLVALAGSINSFPLLIISGFYLGVAGTIFAVGIPFSSAWFPPERRGFANGVFGMGMIGTAVSAMLTPRLADGIGYLPTHLIIAGALVVMAVVVWFFLKESPVWVPSKDKLIPKVTGALKLRVTWEMSFLYGIVFGGFVAFSTFLPKYLTTIYPDDVDALGAGARTALFAAAAVVARPIGGVLADRFGPKVISLISLGGIVSLAYVVGQQPPEGIVTGAVFILMAAAMGLGMGAVFAWIGPSTPKDKVGAVSGVVAAAGGLGGYFPPLVMGATYHPETNSYSLGLWLLVLVGAFALVVAGMLKDVGKKD, from the coding sequence ATGACCGAATCATCTAAGACCGCCGCTCCGTCTTCCACAGACCTCAAAGGCGGATTCGCCCAGGTGCTCCTGGCGACACTCGCATCGACCATCGGCTTCTGGGCCTGGATGGCGATATCGCCGCTGCAGCAGACCTATGCCGAGAACATGGGACTCGATGAGGGCCAGATCTCGCTGATGCTGGCCACCCCGGTACTCGTCGGCGCGCTCGGACGCATCGTGATCGGCGCGATGACCGACCGCTTCGGCGGACGGAAGATGTTCACCGCGGTGCTGCTGCTCTCTGCTCCGGCCGTGCTGCTGGTCGCCCTGGCCGGCAGCATCAACAGCTTCCCCCTGCTGATCATCTCGGGGTTCTACCTCGGTGTCGCCGGCACGATCTTCGCCGTCGGCATCCCATTCTCAAGTGCGTGGTTCCCGCCAGAGCGTCGCGGTTTCGCGAACGGCGTCTTCGGCATGGGCATGATCGGCACAGCCGTGTCCGCCATGCTGACGCCCCGGCTCGCCGACGGCATCGGCTACCTGCCCACGCACCTGATCATCGCCGGCGCGCTGGTCGTGATGGCTGTCGTGGTGTGGTTCTTCCTGAAGGAGTCCCCGGTCTGGGTGCCGAGCAAGGACAAACTGATCCCGAAGGTCACCGGCGCGCTCAAGCTGCGCGTGACGTGGGAGATGTCGTTCCTCTACGGCATCGTGTTCGGCGGGTTCGTGGCCTTCTCGACCTTCCTGCCGAAGTACCTCACGACGATCTACCCGGATGACGTGGATGCCCTCGGCGCCGGCGCCCGCACGGCCCTCTTCGCGGCGGCCGCCGTCGTCGCGCGCCCCATCGGCGGTGTGCTCGCTGACCGCTTCGGCCCGAAGGTGATCTCGCTGATCTCGCTCGGCGGCATCGTCTCTCTGGCGTACGTCGTCGGACAGCAGCCGCCGGAGGGCATCGTGACCGGCGCCGTGTTCATCCTGATGGCCGCGGCCATGGGGCTCGGCATGGGTGCGGTGTTCGCCTGGATCGGCCCGTCGACCCCGAAGGACAAGGTCGGCGCGGTCAGCGGTGTCGTCGCTGCGGCAGGTGGCCTCGGCGGCTACTTCCCGCCGCTGGTCATGGGCGCGACGTACCACCCCGAGACCAATTCGTACTCGCTCGGTCTGTGGCTGCTGGTTCTGGTCGGGGCGTTCGCCCTTGTCGTCGCCGGCATGCTGAAGGATGTCGGAAAGAAGGACTGA